The nucleotide window ACACGAACACCGACTTCAGATGAGTAATGGAATCTATCGCTGGCATCTAAGTCGGGGCATTCCACAAAAAGATGAGCAAGGGAATGTAACGAAATGGTTTGGGACAACTACTGACATTCATGTGTCACGGGAACATGCCACCATACTCGAAGCTGAAGTCAAAAAACGCACATTGGAATTACAAATGTTAAATATATCTCTTCGAAAGTCAAATGAAGACCTGCAGCAGTTTGCCCATGTTGCCAGCCACGATCTAAAAGAACCGGTAAGAAAGATCAAAACTTTTAGTGGTAGACTTCAGGATGAATACAGCGATTCCCTTCCGGAACAAGGAAAACTCTTTCTTGAAAAAATACGCAATGCCACAAATCGGATGACGTCTATGATAGATGGAGTATTGGCCTATTCCAAGTTAAATGCAAATGAACAACACTCAAAACCTATTGATCTGAATGAAATATGCAGACATATTAAGACAGATCTTGAATTGTTAATTCAACAGAAAAATGCCATTATTAACTGGGAGTCCTTACCTGTTATTGAAGGAGCTGCAGTCTTGATTTATCAGTTGTTTTACAATCTTATTAATAACGCACTTAAATTTTCCAGCCCTGACAGGCAACCTGTTATTTCCATTTCTAGTATAATCGAGAAAGACAATAGTATCGATTTTGCCAATATACGAATTTCAGACAACGGAATTGGCTTTAATCAGGAGAGTGCAGAGGATATATTTAATATCTTTACCAGGTTACATTCCAAAGATGTATATGAAGGGACCGGACTTGGATTGGCACTTTGTAAAAAAATAGTAGAAAGGCATCATGGCCATATCCATGCTTCATCCGACAACGAAACAGGAGCTACCTTTACAGTATGTCTGCCTCTGAAACAAAATGAAGAAAGTATTTAATGAAAAAATTATGTCCAAAAGCTTTTTTTTAATAGATGACGATGCGGATGATAGGGAGTTGTTTGCAGAAGCATTATTGTTAGCAGATCCAACAGCAACCTGTTATACAGCTTCCAAAGCAGAAGAAGCACTCAAAAAACTGAAATCAGGTGATAGCTCTGTTCCTGATTTTATCTTTCTGGATATCAACCTACCCGATCTTAGTGGCTGGGAGTGTTTGATTCAGTTAAAAAGTATGGCAAAGTATAAACAGGTACCTGTTATAATGTATTCTACCTCTTCTCATGAAAGAGATGTAAAAATTGCTGAAGATCTTGGAGCCTTTTATTTCTTAACAAAGCCTGACGATTTCAAATATCTGCAGAACTTTCTGACTATTATAGTTCAAACACCACTTCCAACTTTAAAAGAATCTCTTCAGAGCGAATCTAGACGGATCAATCAGAACATAAATTAATCTTACATAAGGCTTGAGTATTATTTTCCCTACTCACTGATTATCAAATCTTAACCACTAGCAAGGCATTACTTTTGTTAAGGATTATAGTAAATAATTTAACAACTATAATCTTATGCCTGTTATTGGTGCACTATTAAAAAAACTGATTGAGTTTAGCGACACATTTGTCAATGAAGGCAACCCTGCTGAAGCACAGGAAAAAGTTTTACGTGCATTACTGGAAAAAGCCAAAGACACTGCATTTGGTCAGCATTATCAATTTGAAGCTATATTGGCAAGTCCATCTATTTCAGATGCATTTGCGGCAAGAGTACCCTTTCATAACTATGATAAAATGCATAGTGAATGGTGGCATAAGGTATTGGCTGGAGAAGCTGACATTACCTGGCCGGGAAAGCCTCATTATTTTGCATTAAGTTCAGGTACTACCAGTCATAGTAAGCATATTCCTGTAACAGATGAGATGCTGGCCTCCATCCGGACCTCTGCGATCAGACAAATCATGAGTCTGTCAGAATTTAATCTTCCACCTTCTTTTTTTGAGAAACAGATTATGATGCTTGGATCAAGCACACATCTTAAAGAGAAAGAAGATCATAAGGAGGGTGAAATCAGTGGAATCAGTGCCAGCAATATTCCTTTCTGGTTCAGGAGTTATTACAAGCCCGGTATTGAAATATCCAGTATTGATGATTGGGATACCCGAATTGAACAGATTGCTCAACATGCGAAAGAGTGGGATATTGGTAGTCTGTCAGGGATTCCGGCCTGGATAGAACTGATGCTTAAGCGTGTGATTGAATACCATAAAGTAGATACTATTCATGATATATGGCCTAACCTGATGGTATATGCCTCCGGTGGAGTGGCTTTAGGTCCATATAAAAGTAGTCTGGATAAACTATTTGGACGCCCGATGATTTATACAGATACCTATCTGGCATCAGAAGGGTTCCTGGCCTTTCAGCATCGTCCAGATACAGAAAGTATGCGTCCTGTTTTTGACAATGGCATCTATTTTGAGTTTGTACCTTTTGAAGAAAATATCATTCAGGAAGATGGAGGTATAGACCCTTCTGCTAAAGCTATCTCTATTGAATATGTTCAGGAAGGAATAGACTACGTTTTGCTTATATCAACAGTATCCGGAGCATGGCGCTATATGATTGGAGATACCGTGCGATTTACAGATAAAAGTCGCTATGAATTTATCATCAGTGGAAGAACGAAATTCTTCCTCAATGCTGTTGGTTGCCAACTGTCTGTTAATCAAATGGAACAAGGGATTCAGGAGCTGAATCAGCATTTTTCCATGGACATTACAGAATTTACAGTAGCAGAAGTACGTAGAGATGG belongs to Xanthocytophaga agilis and includes:
- a CDS encoding response regulator, encoding MSKSFFLIDDDADDRELFAEALLLADPTATCYTASKAEEALKKLKSGDSSVPDFIFLDINLPDLSGWECLIQLKSMAKYKQVPVIMYSTSSHERDVKIAEDLGAFYFLTKPDDFKYLQNFLTIIVQTPLPTLKESLQSESRRINQNIN
- a CDS encoding GH3 family domain-containing protein codes for the protein MPVIGALLKKLIEFSDTFVNEGNPAEAQEKVLRALLEKAKDTAFGQHYQFEAILASPSISDAFAARVPFHNYDKMHSEWWHKVLAGEADITWPGKPHYFALSSGTTSHSKHIPVTDEMLASIRTSAIRQIMSLSEFNLPPSFFEKQIMMLGSSTHLKEKEDHKEGEISGISASNIPFWFRSYYKPGIEISSIDDWDTRIEQIAQHAKEWDIGSLSGIPAWIELMLKRVIEYHKVDTIHDIWPNLMVYASGGVALGPYKSSLDKLFGRPMIYTDTYLASEGFLAFQHRPDTESMRPVFDNGIYFEFVPFEENIIQEDGGIDPSAKAISIEYVQEGIDYVLLISTVSGAWRYMIGDTVRFTDKSRYEFIISGRTKFFLNAVGCQLSVNQMEQGIQELNQHFSMDITEFTVAEVRRDGQFIHQWYVGANTVIDNEQIAVHLDHTLCEINKNYAVARSRALKDVKVTVIPTQLFHDWNAATKKLGGQTKVPRVMKEQQFNEWEEFVKSHSEEVTNAMTSSGDK